GAGACGGGTTCGCATTAGACTGACAGCACCCTGGTGAGCGTTCTTGCGGCCTTATGAGATCGACACGGAGAGCAGACGCTCAGGAGGTCGGTCGTTGGGCCAACAACCGTGTCGATAACAACGATCTATCGTTCCTACGACGGGAGCGTGCCATGCTGCGGTTCAGGCGGATGAAGACGTTACAGAAGTTCGCTTCCGTTGCTAGGCCTTCATGGCACGAATGAGTGCGGAAGGCGGTAATGCGACCATGCTGCACACGCCGGACGAGGGTCTGCGCGGCAACAGCCACAGATGATGCAGGATCGCAACAATCTGCAGATCGCAGACCTGATGATCAAGTGGCTCATAAGCAAAGCCCTTCGACCTGCTCCGCGTCGGAGGTGACCGCGATCCAAGACGCGCTGGCTCGGCACGCGACCGCAACGTAAGCGTCAGGCAGCCCCAACCGAGCCTCGAAAATACAGCAGCCAGTCGACGGCGCCGGAAACGGCGCGTCTGGGTCAGAGGTGCAATTGCAGCCGTGTGATCACCTGCCCGGTTCCTACTCCGCCGATCACGGTCAAGCGGCGGCGGCCCGGGTGTCGATGACGATATTGGCGACTTGGGAGAAATCAGCGATGACGTGGTCGGGTTCGACCGGACCAGCAGCCAGGCTCCAGCGCGGCTGGAACCCGCCCGGGAAGTAGATCGTCTCCAGTCCCGCGGCACTGGCCGGCTCGATGTCGCGGTTCATCTGATCGCCGACCATGAAGGTACGCCCATCGGCGTGGGTGAGCGCGAGCATCCGCCTGTAGAGGGCGGCACTCTTCCTCCCCTCCAGGACGCGCTCGAAGAAATGGAGGATGCCGTGCGACGTGGCGGTAGCCTCGACGCGTCCCCTGGATGCCTCGCTAATGATGAGCAGGCGAACGCCGTCCCGCCGCATCGCCTCGAGCCCATCCCTGACGCCTTGACGCAGGGTCGGCGTCACCTCCAGCGAGGCCCTGAAGCGGGAGGCGATGGCGTCGGCATCGTCCGGCGAGATCCGATACTCGTGCCGCCCCCGCATCGCGGCGCGCGCGGCGGCGTTCGGCGCGACGCCCGCGAGCGCCTTCTCCAATCCCCTCACCAGCAGGACCGGTGGATAGCGGAGCCCGTCCTGATGCTGTTCCGCGATCGCCTGGTCGACGGCCCGCACGAAAGCGAGTGGATCCCCGTCCTGATCAGGGGTGCCAAGCTGGCGCCGGACATCGGCCAGCATCCCGATCTGTGCCGCCGCGAACACGCCGTCGGTGTCCCACAGCGTGTTGTCGGCATCGATGAAGACTGTAACTGGGTCCGGCGCCGGCATGATTACTCCTGACTCCGAGCCTAGTGTCGATTCAGGGGCTTTGCCAGTCACTTGCCATTCTGCGCGCCAGCCGGGACGACGCTGATCCGAACAGGTCCGCCATTCTTGTCGAGCAACACGCTGACGGGCTTCGGCTCAGGCTTCGTCGGCGGGACCAGGAGGACCGTCGCGGTGTAAAGGAGCGCGAACAGGACCAGGAAGCGCAGCGCCCAGGACAGCATGCTCTGTGCCGGCTGCAGGTAGCGGAGCTTGTCGGCCGTCTTGGCGGCGACCAAATATGCCTCGCCCACGTAGTTCCGCAGATACTCGAGCTTGAGGTCGCGGAACGTGGCGGTGCCAGCCTTGTCATCGACGAAGCTCTCCGCCCAGGCGGTCGGGGAGACGCCCACGATCCCACCGTAGAAGAGGAACGATACCGCCGTGCCCTGCTGGTTCGGCCTAGGACTGATCGGATACTTGAAGCGCGTGCGGGTCGCATGGAACGTGGTCAGCGCGCCGCCCAGCGCCGAAAGCACGAAGAGGAGGAAGGCGAGGTATGTCGCGACGGCCCAGAGGTGATGATGGTCGGCGGCAACATCGAGCGTGTCCACCGGATACCCCGCACTGAAGGCCGTGAACATGAAGCCGGCGAGAGCGCTCACGAACGAGGTGACCGTCAGCAGGCGGGACGCCTTGCCATCCTGATACTCCGTCTGGGCCTTGACCTCCGCAAGCGATGCCTTGGCCAGTTCGAGCGCCTCATCGATCGAGCAATCCTTCGCGCCCTTAAGGCCGTCCCAGCGGACCATCGCCTTCGACAGGTCGGGCATGATCGTATCCGCGCTCGCCGCGTCAGCAGCCGCGCCGTCAAGCTTGGGGAAGAAGTCGAGGCCTATGTTGGAGACGGATCTCGCAAGCGCGCCGAAGATCCCCAGAGTCCGCTTGTTCATCGCCGCACTTTCCCGAAAGTCCGACGGCGACAAGACCACCGGACGGCGAGGATGTCGAGCCGCAGGCGACCGAACCGACCGCGGCGGGTAAGGCGCTCCTCGACGTGCGGCGGCGTAGGCTCGCGCCGACACGTGGTGGCGCCGCGTGAGGTCTTTCATTCCAGCACCGGCGAATCAGATCGGCTTCGCACTTATCGCACAACTCGTCGTAACCTCGGGGCAGATAACTGTGTCCTCCTTGAGCTCGCGTGAGGCCATGATCGTTCTGCCGGAATGATGCGAAAATGGGTAGACCTTACGCGGCTTTCCGTTGACCGGGTCCGATACGCGCTGTAGCTACGGGAACCGGGGCATGCAAAAGGTAGTTCAGGGATGGAAAAGGGCCGCGTCGCACACGGCGTGCACACACAGTTTCGCCGCGCGACAGTGGTCATCCGGCATGGATGACTCCGCCGTCCTCGCGCCGTGCGCAAGCCGCAAGTTCATCCAGCCGGCCCCCATCGCGACCGCAGTTGCGCTGCCCAAGGCGGCGCAGGCGGCAGTCGAAACTGCATGGACTAAGGTAGTCGCCAGCCTGCCGGCGTGCAGGCGAGCGTCCGAACTCTACGGCGGACGCGGGTTCGGTCTTGCGCGCGAGGCCGCGTCCCGGGCTTCGGCAGAACTCTACGTCATCTCGGCCGGCTTGGGGCTGGTCCACTCCGAGCGCGCGATCCCGTCATACGGCGTGACCGTCTCCGACCGTGGCGATCAGGCCATAGCGCGCAGGGTCGTCGGGCGGTTCGATCCGGCGTCCTGGTGGGCGGCGGTGTCGCGCGGCGCCCATTCGGAGAGCCTTGCGTCGGTCGCGCATCGGCATCGTGGCCTCCTCCTGATGGCGCTGACGACGCCATACGCCGCGATGATCGGTAGCGAACTCGCGGCACTGCCAGCGGAGGCGCAGTCGCGCATGCGGCTGTTCGGCCACGGGCTCGCGGCAGTCCTACCCGAGCCGCTCGCGGGAAGCGTGATGCCATACGACGCGCGCCTGGACGCCGCCGTGCCGGGCACCCGCACGGACTTCGCGCAGCGGGCCCTGCGGCACTTCTGCCAGCACGTGCCGCTCGACGGTTCGCTCGACGCGGAGGGTAGCGCGCAGGAGGTGGGAAAGTTGCTCGCCAGCTACCAGGCACCCACCGCGCCGGTCCGCCCGCGAAGGTCGGACGAGGAGATGGTCTCACTCATCGCCGGGCACCTGCACCACACCACGGGCATCGGCCGCATACTGCGACTGGTCCGCGATTCAGACGGCCTCGCCTGCGAGCAGGCCAGGTTCAGTCGCCTCTACGGGCTGGCGGCCGCGCAAAGGACACAGGCATGACCAAGAAACGCAGGCAGCCGGCCGATGAGACGATCGCCGTAAGGGCTGTCCGAACGCGGCAAGGTGGCGTCGACCTTTTCGCGTTCTTCGCGCCGGGCGCCGAACTCCTCAAGTTCGCGGAGATCAGTCGTGTCAGTCGGAACGAGAGCGCCGGCCTGTCGGGCTTCCAGCGCAAGGAGATCAAGGGGCACGTCCGCTCGATCGTGGAATTCCTCGACAGAGGGGACGTGCTGTTCCCCAACGCAATCATCCTGGCGATGTCGCCGGCCGCGCGCTTCACCGAAGCGCGGGGCACGAAGCCCGAGGGCGACCTCGGCGCGTCGCAGGGCGGCACCCTTCGGATCCCCCTGCCGACCGACGGCAGCAAGGCGGCATGGATCGTCGACGGTCAGCAGCGCTCGCTCGCGCTGGCAGGCGCGCGGGATCAGCGCTTGCCCGTGCCGGTCATCGCCTTCGTCTCCGACGACATCGCTGTCCACCGCGAGCAGTTCATCCTGGTCAACAAGGCGCGGCCACTGCCATCGCGGCTGATCGACGAACTCCTGCCGGAAGTCGGGAGCGTCCTCCCGCGGGACCTAGCGCCGCGCAAGATCCCAAGCGAGTTGGTGAACTCGCTGCACGTGATCCACGATTCCCCCTTCCACGGACTGATCAAGCGTCTGTCCGACGATCGGAACGGGGCGGTCGTCAACGACGCAGCCGTTCTAACGATGATCAAGAACAGCATCGGGAGTCCGCTCGGCGCACTCGCGCCCTACAAGGCCACCGCCTCGGGCGGAGCGGACACGGCGGCGATGTATGCCGTCCTCGTCGCCTTTTGGAGCGCGGTGAGGGAGGTGTTCCCGGACGCATGGGGGCGGCCTCCGACCGAGAGCCGCCTGATGCACTCGGCGGGCATCGTCGCGATGGGCTACCTCATGGACCGCATCATGTCGCGGTGCTCGCGTCATGACGCCCGCCAGTTCGCCGTCGACGCACTCACCCCGATCGCGCCTCACTGCCGGTGGACCTCGGGCCGCTGGAACGACATCGGCCGCGAATGGAACGACATCCAGTATGCCGGCCGGGACGTGCGGATGCTGTCGGACCAGCTTGCTCGGCTCGACCACCTCAACAGCTTCGGGAAGAAGGCGGCGTGAAGTTTCTCTTCGCCGACAGCCTCGACTTCGTCGACCCGAACTACGACTTCCTCGCCGACCGCCACGGCGCGAAGCGCGTCGCCCTGCACGGCGACGAGTTCCCCCACGAGTTCCTCGACGAGGTGCCCTACGACGGAATGCTCGTCTCCCGCGGCATCGTCGGGGATGGGCCGGTGGCGGGCAAATACACGGATGCGCAGATCATGCGCTTCCGCCGCGAGGGCGCGCGGTCCTTCCTGCGCTTCGAGGAGGCGCGGTTCCCCGACACCATGATGATGGGCGACTGCGGGGCGTTCACCTACCGCGCGATGGCGGTCCCACCCTACGGCGGGGAGGACACGGCCGAGTTCTACGCTGACGGGCGCTTCACCCACGGTTGCTCGCCCGACCACATCATCTTCGACTTCGACGCCCCGATCAGCGCCCGGACGATCGAGGAGGTCCCCGAGGACGTGCGCGACCGCTATGAAGTGACGTTGCAGAACGCCGCCGAGTTCAAGGCGGCGGCCAAGGCGATCGGCCCGGGCTTCACGCCGATGGGCGTCATCCAGGGCTGGTCGGCTGCCAGCATGGCGGACGCTGCGGCCGACCTTGTGAAGATGGGCTACGACTACCTCGCGCTGGGTGGCACGGTGCCGCTTAAGATCCATCAACTCCGCCAGGCGCTGGCGGCGATCCGGTCGTCCATCCCCAGCGACACCCGGCTTCACGTGCTCGGGTTCGGGAAGATCGAGTGCCTCGCCGACCTCGAGCACTTCGGCGTGACGAGCTTCGACACGACGTCGCCGCTTGTGCGGGCCTTCAAGGACGCCAAGAAGAACTACTGGATGCGGGATGCCGCGGGCGACCTCTCCTACTACACCGCCATCCGCATTCCCCAAGCCACCGAGAACAACAAGCTCAAGGCCAAGGCGCGGGAGGGGAGCGTCAACCAGGAGGAGATCCGGGTGCTCGAAAGCGCAGCCCTCGTCGCCGTCCGCGAAATGGCGGGCAGGACCGGCGGCATCGACGACGCGCTCGACGCCGTCATGGAATACTGGGCGATCCTCAACTGGGACGAGGA
The genomic region above belongs to Sphingomonas phyllosphaerae 5.2 and contains:
- the dbpB gene encoding DGQHR domain-containing protein DpdB translates to MTKKRRQPADETIAVRAVRTRQGGVDLFAFFAPGAELLKFAEISRVSRNESAGLSGFQRKEIKGHVRSIVEFLDRGDVLFPNAIILAMSPAARFTEARGTKPEGDLGASQGGTLRIPLPTDGSKAAWIVDGQQRSLALAGARDQRLPVPVIAFVSDDIAVHREQFILVNKARPLPSRLIDELLPEVGSVLPRDLAPRKIPSELVNSLHVIHDSPFHGLIKRLSDDRNGAVVNDAAVLTMIKNSIGSPLGALAPYKATASGGADTAAMYAVLVAFWSAVREVFPDAWGRPPTESRLMHSAGIVAMGYLMDRIMSRCSRHDARQFAVDALTPIAPHCRWTSGRWNDIGREWNDIQYAGRDVRMLSDQLARLDHLNSFGKKAA
- a CDS encoding HAD family hydrolase codes for the protein MPAPDPVTVFIDADNTLWDTDGVFAAAQIGMLADVRRQLGTPDQDGDPLAFVRAVDQAIAEQHQDGLRYPPVLLVRGLEKALAGVAPNAAARAAMRGRHEYRISPDDADAIASRFRASLEVTPTLRQGVRDGLEAMRRDGVRLLIISEASRGRVEATATSHGILHFFERVLEGRKSAALYRRMLALTHADGRTFMVGDQMNRDIEPASAAGLETIYFPGGFQPRWSLAAGPVEPDHVIADFSQVANIVIDTRAAAA
- the dpdA gene encoding tRNA-guanine transglycosylase DpdA, producing MKFLFADSLDFVDPNYDFLADRHGAKRVALHGDEFPHEFLDEVPYDGMLVSRGIVGDGPVAGKYTDAQIMRFRREGARSFLRFEEARFPDTMMMGDCGAFTYRAMAVPPYGGEDTAEFYADGRFTHGCSPDHIIFDFDAPISARTIEEVPEDVRDRYEVTLQNAAEFKAAAKAIGPGFTPMGVIQGWSAASMADAAADLVKMGYDYLALGGTVPLKIHQLRQALAAIRSSIPSDTRLHVLGFGKIECLADLEHFGVTSFDTTSPLVRAFKDAKKNYWMRDAAGDLSYYTAIRIPQATENNKLKAKAREGSVNQEEIRVLESAALVAVREMAGRTGGIDDALDAVMEYWAILNWDEEASPSRRAAAATRQRAVYARTLGERPWEDCTCRVCREGGVEALIFRNSNRNKRRGMHNLHVFHRHLQKFRTTEA